A window of the Streptomyces sp. Ag109_O5-10 genome harbors these coding sequences:
- the dacB gene encoding D-alanyl-D-alanine carboxypeptidase/D-alanyl-D-alanine-endopeptidase, which translates to MRKFAAAARPRLARLVTATKSQVARLRRAVGPRLARVARRTGPRLATLVRPSRPRFRTLRTWQYTVCAATAGLALAAGAVTVAGPWDADGQRTAERDRAAALERTGGTDHGSRADSVTAEGVPGPAPSAGPVLTGLDGATNTVKSAPAGKSVGISGTAVTRLLGPLLKAPALGSTRTAVVVDVATGSRLYGSGADTALTPASTTKIATAVAALSALGPDHRITTRVVLEPGTREVVLVGGGDPTLTAHKDAAGWASLRTLATETAKSLTARGIKQITLSYDTTLYSGPGLHVIGVNENLARVSPLTADEGRTNASVEGPVRRVGDPAADAAQKFAGFLADAGIKTSSPGTSKASGRAETLATVSSPPLSAIVERMLTNSDNDIAEALARQTALADGKPADFDGGAAAIEAQLTKLGLPMTGASFHDGSGLNRDDRLTANLLTALLVKAADVDRPGLRAVLTGLPVAHFTGTLTGRYTDGAAGVVRAKTGTLTGVNTLAGTVVDRDGRLLAFAFLTANTTDPVAAQAALDNTATALAGL; encoded by the coding sequence GTGCGGAAGTTCGCGGCCGCCGCACGACCGCGTCTGGCACGCCTGGTGACCGCCACGAAATCGCAGGTCGCGAGGTTGCGGCGAGCGGTGGGACCGCGGCTCGCACGCGTCGCGCGCAGGACGGGACCCCGGCTTGCCACCCTGGTCCGCCCCTCTCGGCCTCGGTTCCGCACGCTCAGGACCTGGCAGTACACCGTGTGCGCCGCCACGGCCGGGCTCGCGCTGGCCGCCGGTGCGGTGACCGTGGCGGGCCCCTGGGACGCCGACGGTCAGCGTACGGCCGAGCGGGACCGGGCCGCCGCCCTGGAGCGGACGGGTGGCACAGATCACGGCTCCCGTGCGGACTCCGTCACAGCCGAAGGCGTGCCGGGCCCCGCGCCCAGCGCCGGGCCCGTCCTGACGGGGCTGGACGGCGCCACGAATACCGTGAAGTCGGCGCCCGCCGGAAAGTCCGTCGGCATCTCCGGAACGGCCGTCACGCGCCTCCTGGGGCCCCTCCTGAAGGCCCCGGCGCTCGGCAGCACCCGTACCGCGGTCGTCGTCGACGTGGCCACCGGCAGCCGCCTGTACGGCTCCGGCGCCGACACCGCCCTGACCCCCGCCTCCACCACCAAGATCGCCACCGCCGTGGCCGCCCTCTCCGCCCTGGGGCCCGACCACCGCATCACCACGCGCGTGGTCCTGGAACCCGGCACCAGGGAGGTCGTCCTGGTCGGCGGCGGCGACCCCACCCTCACCGCGCACAAGGACGCGGCCGGCTGGGCCAGCCTGCGCACCCTCGCCACCGAGACGGCCAAGTCGCTGACCGCGCGGGGCATCAAGCAGATCACCCTGTCGTACGACACGACGCTCTACTCCGGCCCGGGCCTGCACGTCATCGGCGTCAACGAGAACCTCGCGCGCGTGAGCCCCCTGACGGCCGACGAGGGCCGCACCAACGCCTCCGTCGAGGGACCGGTGAGGCGGGTGGGCGACCCGGCGGCCGACGCGGCACAGAAGTTCGCGGGCTTCCTCGCGGACGCCGGCATCAAGACCTCGTCCCCCGGCACCTCCAAGGCGAGCGGTCGCGCCGAGACCCTCGCCACCGTCTCCTCGCCGCCCCTGTCCGCGATCGTCGAGCGGATGCTGACCAACAGCGACAACGACATCGCCGAGGCGCTGGCCCGCCAGACGGCGCTCGCCGACGGCAAGCCGGCCGACTTCGACGGGGGAGCGGCCGCGATCGAGGCCCAGCTGACCAAGCTGGGCCTGCCGATGACCGGCGCCTCCTTCCACGACGGCAGCGGCCTGAACCGCGACGACCGGCTGACGGCGAACCTCCTCACCGCCCTCCTCGTCAAGGCCGCCGACGTGGACCGGCCGGGCCTGCGCGCGGTCCTCACCGGCCTCCCCGTCGCCCACTTCACCGGCACCCTCACCGGCCGCTACACGGACGGCGCGGCAGGCGTCGTACGCGCCAAGACCGGCACCCTCACCGGCGTCAACACCCTCGCGGGCACGGTGGTCGACAGGGACGGCCGCCTCCTGGCCTTCGCCTTCCTCACCGCGAACACGACCGACCCGGTCGCGGCCCAGGCGGCCCTGGACAATACGGCGACGGCACTGGCGGGCCTGTAA
- a CDS encoding inorganic diphosphatase has product MEFDVTIEIPKGSRNKYEVDHETGRIRLDRRLFTSTAYPTDYGFVENTLGEDGDPLDALVILDEPTFPGCLIKCRAIGMFRMTDEAGGDDKLLCVPATDPRVEHLRDIHHVSEFDRLEIQHFFEVYKDLEPGKSVEGANWVGRTDAEAEIERSYKRFKETGGH; this is encoded by the coding sequence GTGGAGTTCGACGTCACGATCGAGATCCCGAAGGGTTCGCGGAACAAGTACGAGGTGGACCACGAGACCGGTCGGATCCGCCTCGACCGTCGTCTCTTCACCTCGACCGCCTACCCGACCGACTACGGCTTCGTCGAGAACACCCTCGGCGAGGACGGCGACCCGCTGGACGCGCTGGTCATCCTGGACGAGCCGACCTTCCCGGGCTGCCTGATCAAGTGCCGCGCGATCGGCATGTTCCGGATGACGGACGAGGCCGGCGGCGACGACAAGCTGCTGTGCGTCCCGGCGACCGACCCGCGCGTGGAGCACCTGCGCGACATCCACCACGTGTCGGAGTTCGACCGCCTGGAGATCCAGCACTTCTTCGAGGTCTACAAGGACCTGGAGCCCGGCAAGTCCGTCGAGGGCGCCAACTGGGTCGGCCGCACCGACGCCGAGGCGGAGATCGAGCGGTCCTACAAGCGCTTCAAGGAGACCGGCGGTCACTGA
- a CDS encoding threonine/serine exporter ThrE family protein, whose translation MTEAEDRKPRSDEARYDPELTSEFAVPRGIEVPESGGGEPETTSEFAVPEGLAAPQPAAAEPEGSAFSRPSTYSAQDAPPVFTPASGFPAVSLVKDAPWQDRMRTMLRMPVAERPAVEPVQKAEEGAPAVPRVLDLTLRIGELLLAGGEGAEDVEAAMFAVCRSYGLDRCEPGVTFTLLAISYQPSLVDDPVTASRTVRRRGTDYTRLAAVFRLVDDLTDPETHVSLEEAYRRLAAIRRNRHPYPGWALTAASGLLAGAASVLVGGDVLVFVAAAIGAMLGDRLAWLCAGRGLPEFYQFMIAAMPPAAIGIAFSLAHVDVAASAVVTGGLFALLPGRALVAGVQDGLTGFYITASARLLEVMYFFVGIVIGVLTVLYFGVKLGGRLNPDAALVGSHRPLLQIAASMVLSLTFAVLLQQERSTVLAVTLNGGVAWCVYGAMHYAGGISPVASTAVAAGLVGLFGQLLSRYRFASALPYTTAAIGPLLPGSATYFGLLSMAQNEVDKGLVSLAKAASLAMAIAIGVNLGSEISRLTLRVGSAGKRRAAKRTRGF comes from the coding sequence GTGACGGAGGCGGAGGACCGCAAGCCCAGGTCGGACGAGGCACGGTACGACCCGGAGCTCACGTCCGAGTTCGCCGTCCCTCGGGGCATCGAGGTCCCCGAGAGCGGGGGCGGCGAGCCGGAGACGACGTCCGAGTTCGCGGTGCCGGAAGGGCTCGCGGCGCCGCAGCCGGCGGCGGCCGAGCCGGAGGGGTCGGCGTTCAGCCGGCCGAGCACCTACAGCGCCCAGGACGCCCCGCCCGTCTTCACGCCCGCCTCCGGGTTCCCCGCGGTCAGCCTCGTCAAGGACGCGCCCTGGCAGGACCGGATGCGCACGATGCTGCGCATGCCGGTGGCCGAGCGGCCGGCCGTGGAACCGGTGCAGAAGGCCGAGGAGGGCGCGCCCGCCGTCCCCCGCGTGCTCGACCTGACCCTGCGTATCGGGGAGTTGCTGCTGGCGGGCGGTGAGGGCGCGGAGGACGTGGAGGCCGCGATGTTCGCGGTCTGCCGGTCGTACGGGCTGGACCGGTGCGAGCCCGGTGTCACCTTCACGCTGCTGGCGATCTCGTACCAGCCCTCGCTCGTCGACGACCCGGTGACCGCGTCCCGGACGGTGCGGCGGCGCGGGACCGACTACACGCGCCTGGCCGCCGTCTTCCGGCTCGTGGACGACCTCACCGACCCGGAGACCCATGTCTCCCTGGAGGAGGCCTACCGGCGGCTCGCCGCGATCCGCCGCAACCGGCACCCGTACCCCGGCTGGGCGCTGACCGCCGCGAGCGGACTGCTCGCGGGGGCCGCCTCCGTGCTGGTCGGCGGTGACGTGCTGGTGTTCGTGGCGGCCGCGATCGGCGCGATGCTGGGCGACCGGCTGGCGTGGCTGTGCGCGGGGCGGGGGCTGCCGGAGTTCTACCAGTTCATGATCGCCGCCATGCCGCCGGCCGCGATCGGGATCGCCTTCTCGCTCGCCCACGTCGATGTCGCGGCGTCCGCCGTCGTCACCGGTGGGCTCTTCGCGCTGCTGCCCGGACGGGCCCTCGTCGCGGGCGTCCAGGACGGGCTCACCGGCTTCTACATCACCGCCTCCGCACGGCTGCTGGAGGTCATGTACTTCTTCGTCGGGATCGTCATCGGGGTGCTGACGGTCCTGTACTTCGGCGTGAAGCTGGGTGGCCGGCTCAATCCCGACGCGGCGCTGGTCGGCTCCCACCGGCCGCTGCTGCAGATCGCCGCGTCGATGGTGCTGTCACTGACCTTCGCCGTCCTGCTCCAGCAGGAACGATCCACCGTGCTGGCGGTGACCCTCAACGGCGGTGTGGCATGGTGCGTCTACGGCGCGATGCACTACGCCGGGGGGATCTCGCCGGTCGCCTCCACGGCGGTGGCGGCGGGGCTGGTGGGGTTGTTCGGGCAGCTGCTGTCGCGGTACCGGTTCGCCTCCGCACTGCCGTACACGACGGCGGCGATCGGGCCGCTGCTGCCGGGGTCGGCGACCTATTTCGGGCTGCTGTCGATGGCTCAGAACGAGGTCGACAAGGGGCTGGTGTCGCTGGCCAAGGCGGCGTCGCTCGCCATGGCCATCGCCATCGGGGTCAATCTGGGGTCGGAGATCTCCCGGCTGACCCTGCGGGTGGGGTCCGCCGGGAAGCGGCGGGCCGCGAAGCGGACGAGGGGGTTCTGA
- a CDS encoding DedA family protein: MTLALGPSWLDPNQLLDSFGIWGLLLVVFAESGLLIGFFLPGDSLLFTCGLLITSNQLNFPLWGAIALICLAAILGDQAGYMFGKKVGPSLFNRPDSRIFKQENVTKAHEFFEKHGPKSLILARFVPVIRTFTPIIAGVSGMAYRSFLTFNVIGGVLWGAGVTLLGSWLGKIDFVKNNVEAILILIVLVSVVPIVIEFLRARAKDKKAAAQQPEPEPVRQYPAPPVMDDATTQLRRIEPTYTPQQYGQQPQQQYGQQPQQQYGQQPQQQYGQQPQPQQQHGYGQQQPYYDQQQPYYDQNAYDQNTYGQQQNPYTEDHYRAP, from the coding sequence ATGACGCTCGCTCTCGGCCCGAGCTGGCTGGATCCGAACCAACTTCTCGACTCGTTCGGCATCTGGGGCCTGCTCCTGGTGGTCTTCGCCGAGTCCGGCCTCCTGATCGGCTTCTTCCTCCCGGGTGACTCCCTCCTCTTCACCTGCGGCCTGCTGATCACCTCGAACCAGCTCAACTTCCCGCTCTGGGGCGCCATCGCGCTGATCTGCCTCGCCGCGATCCTCGGCGACCAGGCGGGCTACATGTTCGGCAAGAAGGTCGGCCCGTCGCTCTTCAACCGCCCGGACTCCCGCATCTTCAAGCAGGAGAACGTCACCAAGGCGCACGAGTTCTTCGAGAAGCACGGCCCCAAGTCCCTGATCCTGGCCCGCTTCGTGCCGGTGATCCGCACGTTCACGCCGATCATCGCCGGCGTCAGCGGCATGGCCTACCGCTCGTTCCTGACGTTCAACGTCATCGGCGGCGTCCTGTGGGGCGCGGGCGTCACCCTCCTCGGCTCCTGGCTCGGCAAGATCGACTTCGTCAAGAACAACGTCGAGGCGATCCTGATCCTGATCGTCCTGGTCTCGGTGGTCCCGATCGTCATCGAGTTCCTGCGGGCCCGTGCGAAGGACAAGAAGGCCGCCGCCCAGCAGCCGGAGCCGGAGCCGGTCCGGCAGTACCCGGCACCTCCGGTGATGGACGACGCGACGACGCAGCTCCGCCGCATCGAGCCGACGTACACCCCGCAGCAGTACGGGCAGCAGCCCCAGCAGCAGTACGGGCAGCAGCCCCAGCAGCAGTACGGGCAGCAACCCCAGCAGCAGTACGGGCAGCAGCCCCAGCCCCAGCAGCAGCACGGGTACGGGCAGCAGCAGCCGTACTACGACCAGCAGCAGCCGTACTACGACCAGAACGCCTACGACCAGAACACCTACGGCCAGCAGCAGAACCCGTACACCGAGGACCACTACCGGGCTCCGTAA
- a CDS encoding YbjQ family protein: protein MGIEEYGGGQGPQADVLVVTTNDVPGYRVREVVGEVFGLTVRSRHLGSQIGAGLKSMIGGELKGLTKTLVQTRNQAMERLIEQARARGANAVLAFRFDVTEAADTGTEVCAYGTAVVIDRE, encoded by the coding sequence ATGGGTATCGAAGAGTACGGCGGCGGTCAGGGACCGCAGGCCGATGTGCTGGTCGTCACCACGAACGACGTTCCCGGGTACCGGGTGCGGGAGGTCGTCGGCGAGGTCTTCGGCCTGACCGTGCGCTCCCGGCACCTGGGCAGTCAGATCGGCGCCGGTCTGAAGTCGATGATCGGCGGCGAGCTGAAGGGGCTGACGAAGACGCTCGTCCAGACCCGCAACCAGGCCATGGAGCGGCTGATCGAGCAGGCACGCGCGCGTGGGGCCAACGCCGTGCTGGCCTTCCGGTTCGACGTGACCGAGGCGGCGGACACGGGGACCGAGGTCTGCGCGTACGGCACGGCCGTCGTCATCGACAGGGAGTAG
- a CDS encoding MerR family transcriptional regulator, which translates to MNYSVGQAAGFAGVTVRTLHHYDEIGLLVPGERSTAGHRRYGDADLDRLQKILFYRELGFPLEEVAALLDDPDADPRAQLRRQHDLLTARIEKLQQMAAAVEHAMEARRMGIDLTPEERFEVFGDKDPEQYAEEAEQRWGGTEAYAESQRRAARYTKADWQRMKAEADDWSARYAALVTAAEPPAGARAMDMAEEHRRHISAWFYDCPPEMHRCLAAMYVADERFKAFYDAMAPGLAEHLKEAIEANAARHPA; encoded by the coding sequence GTGAACTACTCCGTGGGACAGGCCGCCGGGTTCGCCGGCGTCACCGTGCGCACCCTGCACCACTACGACGAGATCGGCCTGCTGGTGCCGGGCGAGCGCAGCACCGCCGGACACCGGCGCTACGGCGACGCCGACCTCGACCGGCTGCAGAAGATCCTGTTCTACCGGGAGCTCGGCTTCCCGCTCGAGGAGGTCGCGGCCCTGCTCGACGACCCGGACGCGGACCCGCGCGCGCAGCTGCGCCGCCAGCACGACCTGCTGACCGCCCGGATCGAGAAACTGCAGCAGATGGCCGCGGCCGTGGAGCACGCCATGGAGGCACGCAGGATGGGCATCGACCTCACCCCCGAGGAACGCTTCGAGGTATTCGGCGACAAGGACCCCGAGCAGTACGCCGAGGAGGCCGAGCAGCGCTGGGGCGGCACCGAGGCCTACGCCGAGTCCCAGCGCCGCGCGGCCCGCTACACCAAGGCCGACTGGCAGCGCATGAAGGCCGAGGCCGACGACTGGAGCGCGCGTTACGCCGCCCTGGTGACCGCCGCCGAGCCGCCGGCCGGCGCACGGGCCATGGACATGGCGGAGGAGCACCGCCGGCACATCTCGGCCTGGTTCTACGACTGTCCGCCCGAGATGCACCGCTGCCTCGCCGCCATGTACGTCGCCGACGAGCGCTTCAAGGCCTTCTACGACGCCATGGCCCCGGGGCTGGCCGAGCACCTGAAGGAGGCGATCGAGGCGAACGCGGCCCGGCACCCGGCCTGA
- a CDS encoding ion channel protein, with protein sequence MAQDIARQALPTPPSAPARALLPLILPALVVGVGSSLLFLLVSSLAERLQHVLWNNLPDALGIGRYSVPWMLVMLTATGIAVGLVVWLVPGHAGPDPATLGLEAVALPPAVLPGLVLATVLMLAGGPSLGPENPLIAVNVGLALWLGRLAMPRLPGSLWPALADAATLGALFGTPVAAALVISEALAGKPLKGALWDNLFGPLMAAGAGSMTTALVARPTLDLGLPALSHPRWPDLVAALVIAPAAALLGMCAVHAFPSVHGTFRRLGHPMLALPVGGIVLGLLGALGGHLTLFKGLDEVAELAKDPEGWSAGQFAVMAVVKLAALLVAATCGFRGGRIFPSVFIGAAVGLCAHALVPAVQPSVGVAAGVLGMLLAITRQGWVSLFTASVLVASASVVALLCIASLPAWLLVTGRPRMQLRADGTALR encoded by the coding sequence GTGGCCCAGGACATCGCGCGGCAGGCGCTCCCCACCCCGCCCTCGGCCCCCGCGCGTGCGCTGCTGCCGCTGATCCTGCCCGCTCTCGTCGTCGGCGTCGGCAGCAGCCTGCTGTTCCTGCTGGTGAGCTCGCTGGCCGAACGGCTGCAGCACGTGCTGTGGAACAACCTGCCGGACGCGCTGGGCATCGGACGGTACTCGGTGCCGTGGATGCTGGTGATGCTGACGGCCACCGGGATCGCGGTGGGGCTGGTGGTGTGGCTGGTGCCGGGGCACGCGGGGCCGGATCCGGCCACCCTGGGCCTGGAGGCGGTGGCGCTGCCGCCGGCCGTGCTGCCGGGGCTGGTGCTGGCGACCGTGCTGATGCTGGCGGGCGGGCCGAGCCTCGGTCCGGAGAACCCGCTCATCGCCGTCAACGTCGGGCTCGCGCTGTGGCTTGGGCGGCTCGCGATGCCCCGGCTGCCCGGCTCGCTGTGGCCCGCGCTGGCCGACGCGGCGACGCTGGGCGCGCTGTTCGGGACGCCGGTGGCGGCGGCCCTGGTGATCTCCGAGGCGCTGGCCGGGAAGCCGCTGAAGGGGGCGCTGTGGGACAACCTCTTCGGGCCGCTGATGGCCGCGGGGGCGGGTTCGATGACGACCGCCCTGGTGGCCCGTCCGACCCTGGACCTCGGTCTGCCCGCGCTCAGCCACCCGCGCTGGCCCGATCTGGTGGCGGCCCTGGTCATCGCGCCCGCGGCCGCGCTGCTCGGCATGTGCGCCGTCCATGCCTTCCCGTCCGTCCACGGCACCTTCCGGCGCCTCGGGCACCCCATGCTGGCGCTTCCGGTCGGCGGGATCGTGCTGGGCCTCCTGGGGGCGTTGGGCGGCCATCTGACGCTCTTCAAGGGGCTGGACGAGGTCGCGGAGCTGGCGAAGGACCCGGAGGGCTGGTCGGCCGGGCAGTTCGCGGTGATGGCGGTCGTCAAGCTGGCCGCGCTGCTGGTGGCCGCCACCTGCGGGTTCCGCGGTGGCCGGATCTTTCCGTCGGTGTTCATCGGCGCCGCCGTCGGGCTGTGCGCCCACGCACTGGTGCCCGCGGTCCAGCCCTCGGTGGGCGTGGCGGCGGGCGTGCTGGGCATGTTGTTGGCGATCACCCGGCAGGGCTGGGTGAGTCTGTTCACGGCCTCGGTGCTGGTGGCCTCGGCGAGCGTCGTCGCGCTGCTGTGCATCGCGTCGCTGCCCGCATGGCTGCTCGTGACCGGGCGGCCGAGAATGCAGTTGCGGGCGGACGGCACGGCCCTGCGCTGA
- a CDS encoding glutamate decarboxylase encodes MPLHKGPQKHQERPMSVNPFFGEANPVAGMVEAPPTHRLPDGPLPPSTAYQLVHDELMLDGNARLNLATFVTTWMEPQAGILMAECDDKNMIDKDEYPRTAELERRCVAMLADLWNAPDPANTIGCSTTGSSEACMLAGMALKRRWMQRNSDRYPGSARPNLIMGINVQVCWEKFCNFWEVEPRFVPMEGDRYHLDAQAAADLCDENTIGVVAILGSTFDGSYEPVADLCAALDALQERTGIDVPVHVDGASGAMVAPFLDEDLVWDFRLPRVASINTSGHKYGLVYPGVGWALWRDKEALPEELVFRVNYLGGDMPTFALNFSRPGAQVVAQYYTFLRLGRDGYRAVQQASRDVATGLAERIEALGDFRLLTRGDELPVFAFTTADHVTAYDVFDVSRRLRENGWLVPAYTFPANREDLSVLRVVCRNGFSKDLADLFVDDLSRQLPGLRRQPHPLTRDKEAATSFHH; translated from the coding sequence ATGCCGTTGCACAAAGGTCCCCAGAAGCACCAAGAGCGACCCATGTCCGTCAACCCGTTCTTCGGCGAGGCGAACCCGGTGGCCGGCATGGTCGAGGCCCCGCCCACGCACCGGCTTCCGGACGGCCCGCTGCCGCCCTCGACCGCCTACCAGCTGGTGCACGACGAGCTGATGCTGGACGGCAACGCCCGGCTGAATCTGGCCACTTTCGTCACCACCTGGATGGAGCCCCAGGCCGGGATCCTGATGGCGGAGTGCGACGACAAGAACATGATCGACAAGGACGAGTACCCGCGCACCGCCGAGTTGGAGCGGCGCTGTGTGGCCATGCTCGCCGACCTGTGGAACGCGCCGGATCCGGCGAACACCATCGGCTGTTCGACGACCGGCTCCAGCGAGGCCTGCATGCTGGCCGGGATGGCGCTCAAGCGGCGCTGGATGCAGCGCAACAGCGACCGCTACCCGGGCAGCGCCCGGCCGAACCTGATCATGGGCATCAACGTCCAGGTCTGCTGGGAGAAGTTCTGCAACTTCTGGGAGGTGGAGCCGCGGTTCGTGCCCATGGAGGGCGACCGCTACCACCTGGACGCGCAGGCCGCCGCCGACCTCTGCGACGAGAACACCATCGGGGTCGTCGCGATCCTCGGCTCCACCTTCGACGGGTCCTACGAGCCGGTCGCCGACCTCTGCGCGGCGCTGGACGCCCTCCAGGAACGCACCGGGATCGACGTCCCGGTCCACGTGGACGGCGCGTCCGGCGCGATGGTCGCGCCCTTCCTGGACGAGGACCTGGTGTGGGACTTCCGGCTCCCGCGCGTGGCGTCGATCAACACCTCGGGGCACAAGTACGGGCTGGTCTACCCGGGCGTCGGCTGGGCGCTGTGGCGGGACAAGGAGGCGCTGCCCGAGGAGCTGGTCTTCCGGGTCAACTACCTGGGCGGCGACATGCCCACCTTCGCCCTCAACTTCTCCCGTCCCGGTGCCCAGGTGGTCGCGCAGTACTACACCTTCCTGCGCCTGGGCCGGGACGGCTACCGCGCGGTGCAGCAGGCGTCCCGGGACGTGGCGACCGGGCTCGCCGAACGCATCGAGGCGCTCGGCGACTTCCGTCTCCTCACCCGGGGCGACGAACTGCCCGTGTTCGCCTTCACGACGGCCGACCACGTGACCGCGTACGACGTCTTCGACGTGTCCCGGCGGCTGCGCGAGAACGGCTGGCTGGTGCCCGCGTACACCTTCCCGGCGAACCGGGAGGACCTGTCCGTGCTGCGGGTGGTGTGCCGCAACGGCTTCTCGAAGGACCTGGCGGACCTGTTCGTCGACGACCTGTCGCGGCAGCTGCCCGGCCTGCGCCGGCAGCCGCACCCGCTGACCCGCGACAAGGAGGCGGCCACCAGCTTCCACCACTGA
- a CDS encoding DinB family protein, translated as MVTHVPAEAQGDERGALLSFIEEQRGGIRRALLGLTDEQAASRPSASELSLAGLFKHCAEVEQSWIARAKQEPAAIQRDQSNWHETFQLVGDETVASQLAYWEEVAAETEKFIRSVPSLDDTFPLPPQPWFPPEGRVSMRWVCLHLIRETARHAGHADIIRESLDGKTAFELVALEQGS; from the coding sequence ATGGTCACTCACGTTCCCGCGGAAGCACAGGGCGACGAGCGCGGAGCACTGCTTTCCTTCATCGAGGAGCAGCGCGGCGGCATCCGCCGGGCGCTGCTCGGCCTGACCGACGAGCAGGCCGCGAGCAGGCCGAGCGCGAGCGAACTGTCCCTCGCGGGCCTGTTCAAGCACTGCGCCGAGGTCGAGCAGAGCTGGATCGCGCGGGCCAAGCAGGAGCCGGCGGCGATCCAGCGCGACCAGTCGAACTGGCACGAGACCTTCCAGCTGGTCGGCGACGAGACGGTGGCCTCGCAGCTGGCGTACTGGGAGGAGGTCGCGGCCGAGACGGAGAAGTTCATCCGCTCCGTCCCCAGCCTCGACGACACCTTCCCGCTCCCGCCGCAGCCCTGGTTCCCGCCGGAGGGCCGGGTCTCCATGCGCTGGGTCTGTCTCCACCTGATCCGCGAGACCGCCCGGCACGCGGGCCACGCCGACATCATCCGCGAGTCCCTGGACGGGAAGACCGCCTTCGAGCTGGTGGCGCTGGAGCAGGGCTCCTAG